The following DNA comes from Occultella kanbiaonis.
GAAGCCCTGGGAGTCGGTGTCGATGGCGAGTTCCAGCGCCCGCGAGATCTGCGCGCGCACCGCGTTCGGTCGGCTCGCCCGATCGTGCAGGTCGATCGAGAACGGCCCCATCCCGACGTCCTCGAGCCTGCGGCGGACCACGTCGAGCGCGGCCCGCTTCTCCGCCACGAACAGGACCCGCTTGCCCGCGGCGACGGAGCGCGTCAGCAAGTTCGTGATGGTCTGGGACTTCCCGGTGCCCGGTGGGCCCTCGAGGACGAACGTCCGGCCGGCCACCGCCTCGGCGATCGCGGCGAGCTGGGAGGAGTCCGCGGGCACCGGGCAGCCGCTCGCGAGCTCGTCGAGGTCCACCTCGGCGGGCGGGGGAGCGGGGTCGGAGAACGCGTCCGTCGGCGTGTGGATCAGGTGGTGCACCAGCGGGTTGTGGTCGAACTGCTCCCAGTTCTCGTCGAGATCCTTCCAGAGGCGGAACTTGGCGAACTGCAGGATGGCCAGATCCGCGGTGGCCTCGACGCGGAAGTTCAGACCGGCCTGGACGAGGGCCACACGGGTCGCCGCGAGGGCGGCTTCGAGGTCCACCCCGGCGTGGTCATCGGTCGGTTCGGCCAGTCCGGGGATCTCGAGGTCGAAGAGCTGCCTCAGCTTCTCGAGCAGGCAGAAGTTCGGGGTGGACGAACCCGACTCGTCCAGGGTGAAGGTGTACGCGCCGGCCTTGGACCGGGTCCGCAGTGTGACCGGGACCAGCACCAGGGGTGACCGAAGCTGCTCGGTGCCGATCGACCAGATCAGTGACCCGAGCGCCAGGTAGAGATTGTTGGCGCCGGTGTCCTCCACGATCGTGCGGGCCCGGTGCGCGAGACCACGCAGTCGCCCCTGGTAGGCCGCGTCGGGGACGTCGGAGTAGACCGCGCGTCGTTCGTGCAGCAGGGAGGTCCGCAGCTCCTCGTCGAGGTCGGCTCCGACGCTGATCCCGCGCTGGGTGTGGACGGCGTCGACCGAGTCCGCCGGCAGCAGGCTGATCGACGCGCCGGCGTTGATCGTGTCCTCGAAGCGAGCAAGCTCACGCGGCGGTACGGCCAGGTGGATCGCGTTGCGTTCGGAGAACTTGATCAGTTTGTTGCCCAGGCTCAGGTCGAGCAGGGAATTCTTCCACTGCTGGACCCGCGGCGGGGCCTTGGCACGGCTCGGCCCCTCGCCGCCCGAGCCCTCCCGTGACCCGTCGCCCGACGGTGCCGCACCGGGTGGAGTGTAGGTCGGTGGCCGGTACTCGACGACGACGACCGTGCCGTCATCGGTGCGGACCCGGGCCGGCAGTGGCAGGATCCGGTTGCGGCGGGCCTCGTGGACGTCCAGCACTCCGTACACGTCCCGCAGATCGCCGGTGAGGAACCGGGCATACGGCTGCCTCGCCACGCTCTCCCGGTCCGGCAGTTCCGTCGCGGTGACGAGCGTGGTCTCCATCAGGCCGATGACCCCGACGTCGATCAGGTTGACCACCCGTGAGGTGTCGATGTCGTAGACCACGCCGAGTGACGTCGGCTGGCGCCAGTACCCGAGGAACGCGTGCCCGGCGACAATCCACACCAGTGGCCGGACCCCGGCCTGCTCGAGGGCCGCCGCGAGCACGACGACGGTGTCGAGGCAGGTTCCGATCCGGCCGTCCAGGACCTCCCCCGGCGTGCGCACCTTCTGGCCTTGGGCCGACCAGCTGGACGGGGCCTCGGCGTACCGGATGCCACGGGCGTGAGCCGCGGTGAAGATGGCGCGGGCGAGTTCGTCGACCCGATCCGGTCCGGACTGGTAACCCTCGAGCGAGGCACTGCCTGTCTCCGTGCGGAGGATCTCGCCGGCCTCGCCGAGCAACTGTGAGATCGCGGGGTGGTTCGGCATCACGAACGAGGCGAGCACCTCGGTCGTCACGGGGTGCTCGGAGCGGAGCCAGTGCTGTGCCGCGAGGAGCCGGACCGGGACGGCGATCCGCGCGAGCGGCTCGGCGACCACGGCGGTCTCGTCAGGTTCGTCGCCGTCCACGGGCGGGAGCAGGTCCACGACGATCTCGGCGGGCCGGTCCTCCTCGACCTGCGCCATCGCCGACGGGTCGAGCACCAGCGGCACATCCCGCACGATTGTCTCCCGGCCGCCGGCGAGGTCCACGACCACCACGCACGGGCGGGCGAGGTCGCCCTGGACGTCGAGCACCCGCACGCGCAGCCGTGCCCCGAGCAGGTCGACGCCGTGGCTCGCGATCCGCACCTGCCCCACCACGGCGAGGCCGTTGTGCGCCATCGCGTAACTGAGCACGTCGAGGGCATCGACATCGAGCGAGATCGGAGTCGTCATCTGCGTGAACCTGCGGCCTTCCTGAGCGGCGGGACTACTGCGTTAGCAGAGTGCCATGGATCACCCACATGGGCCGCGTCGCTCAGCCGCGCGCCGGTGTGTGTCCATGCGTTGCGTCACTGACCCATCCCACGGGTCAGTGGCGCAACGTTCGGGAACGGCACCGTTCGGGCGGGCTGCTGGGCCCGATGTCGGTGGTGGATGTCACGGTCGGTGCAGTGGATGTTCGGAGGGTTCGAACCGGGGAGGCGACGATGTTGTCGGTGCAGGAGCAGATCGCGTGGGTGGCTGAAGGGGTCGAGGTCTGGCTGGCGCGGTCGCGCCTGGCCGCGATCGACTGGGAGGTGGTCGAGTCGGGCTGGGCCGGGCCAACTGGGTGGGGGGAGCGGCTCGAGACGGTCGACGGCGGGGCGGAGCGCGTCGAGCCCGACGGCGTGACCGGGCGCAGGGCTGAGTTCGACGTGGCGGGGCACGTGCTCCGGGCGCGGCGTCGCGGGGACCTGAGTCAACGCGAGCTCGCCGCGCTGCTCGGGGTCTCGCAGTCGACGGTGAACCGGTACGAGCAAGCGGGCGCCGAGATCGGGGTGCGGCACCTCGCGCAGGTGCTGGCTGAGGCCGGGCTCCGGTTGGCTGTCGTCGACGAGTCGGGGCGGGAGGTGGAGCCGGTACACGACGACGAGGTCAGGGACAACGCGGGCCGGCGGTTCCCCGCCCACCTGGATGTGCTGCCGCCCGACCAGGTGCCTGAGCAGCGCATGTCCCGGCCGCGGTACGACCGCAGGCCCGCTACGGGCTGGTACCACCACCGGGTGATGCGTGACTGCTATCGGGCGGTCCGAGCGGTCGGAGCGGTAGAGCTTGACCATCCCACGGTGGCCGAGCTGGCGCGGCGCCGCTGGGTGCTCTTGACTCGCCCGCGGGAGGCCCGCTCGATCCGGATGGCGGAGCACAGGCTGCGGGCCGCGGCCGCCAGGGTGCACGCGGCGGGCCGCTGGGCGTGGATGCCGTCCCCGCCTGTGGTTCAGGAGGCCATGGCGCTCCCGTAGCGGGCGGCGTCGACCCGTGCGAACAGCCGGTCGAAGACCGCACCGCGGTCGAACTGCAGCGCATGGGTACGGGCCCGGTGCTCCCAGCGGTGGCGTTCGTCGGGGTCCATGGTGACGGCCCGGTCGATCGCGGCGGCGATCCCGACCGGATCCTCGACGTCGACGATCATCGCGTGTTCGCCGACCGCCTCCCCGATCCCGCCGGTGATGGTGGTGATCACCGGGCCGCCGCCGGCGAGCATCTTCTCCACCAGCGCGATCCCGAACGTCTCGACGAACTCCGGTCGGGGCTTGCTCGGCAGCGCATAGGCGGCCGCACCTGCCATCAGGTACGGCTTCTCCGCGTCGTCGACGTCGTCGAGGAAATCGACCCGGTCGCCGATCCCGGATGCCGCCGCGAACGCGTGCAGCTCATCCGCCTCGGGGCCGCGACCTGCGATCACCAACCGCGTGGAGTCCCTGGCCCGGCTCATGGCGAAGCCGGTGATGAGGTCGTCCACGCCCTTGGCGCGGGCGAGCCGGGACAGGAACAGCACGTAGCCGTCCTTCGTCAACCGTCGGGCCGCCAGGGTCTCGGTGAGCTTCGCCTGCTCGAGATCGAGGTAGGCGTGCGAGTCGATGGCGGGGTAGGAGACCTCGACGAGGGCCCGGCAGCGGGCGGCGTACCTCGTGCCGTGTTGGGCATCGATCTCCTCCGCGGCCGCGATGATCAGGGCCTTCGTGTACTCCGAGACGGCCACGCACACATCGCTGCTGAGGTAGGCCTCCAGGACGTGCGCTGCCGCCCCGAGTCGCCCCTGCGCCACACACGCACGCACGACGTTCGTCACGTCCGAGCCGACGGCCTCGGCGATCGTGACCACGTCGACGTCGAGCCCGGTGCCCTCCGCGACCCGGAGGGCGTCGGCGACCGCGATCGTGTGCGGGCTCAGGTACAACGACATGCACACGGTCGGTACCCCGTCGGTGAACAGCTCGACGAGACGCCCGGTGATGCCGGCGAGGTAACGGCCGTCGGGGACCCGGTAGTCACCCACGGGCTCCGGTCGCTCGACCACGATTCCCGGACCGTACTCGAGCACGCCGTCGAGCGGTTTCAGAGGCAGACCCGCCTCGACGAGCCGATCGATCGGCCAGGTGATGATCCGGACCTCGTCGAAGCCACGCTCCATGGCGGTCTCGGCGAGGTTGCGTGCCTCACCGGAGTGTCCGCAGATCACCGGATCGGCGCGGACGACGAGGACCAACCGGTTCGTCGGGGTGCTGTTCATGGGAGACCTCTTCTCGTCGCGATCGGATGGGTGGGTGACTGGTACGGCGAGACGGACGGCGGGCGCTCGGTGGTGCCCCAGTCGCTCGGGCGAGGACCGAGGCTGATCTCGAGCCGGCCGCCGGCGTGCACCTCGCCGCCTCCGAGCCACGCCCGCTGGAGCGGCTCACCGTCGAGGGTGACGGACTGCACGTACTGGACCGGGACGTCCGGTCCGGGTTCGAGGAACCCGACCGTCGTGATCTCGAAGGAACCCCCGGCCACCGAGATCCGGGACCGGCGGAAGTGCGGTGCGTTGACCAGGAACAGGTTCTGCCCGGCGACGGGGAACAGGCCGAGGCTCGCCCACACGTACCAGGAGCTGAGCCCGCCGGAGTCGTCGTTGCCGGGCAGGCCACCGCGGCCGGTCCCGAACATCTGGTGCACGGCGGCATGGACCACCTCGGTGGTGCGGTCCGGCCGGCCGGCGTAGGTGTAGGCCCACGGGGCCTCCATGTCCGGCTCGTTGTTCAGGCCCTCGAACCGGTTCAGGGCGTAGCCCGCGGCCATCTCCGTGGCGTCCGGCGACCGGCCGGGCTGGCGTACCGGGTCGGCTCCGAAGCCGAAGAACCGGTCGAGCAGGTCCACGAAGGCCGCGTCCCCACCGGCGAGCCGGATCCGCTGACCCATGTCCGGCAGCAGTCGGAACGAATAGTTCCACAGGCCCCCCTCGTAGAAGGTGGAGTCCCGCAGCAGCCCGGTGTCGACGTCGAACGCGTTCACCCACCACCCCGCGAACCGGTCGAAGTCGCGTACCAGGGCATCGTCCCGGCAGACACGGGCCGCCTTCGCGGTGCACCAGTAGCCGAACGCGAGGTCGAGCGTGTGGCTGATCGGCTCCACCCGCCCGTCCCGCAGGAAGTCCTCGCCGTAGGTCCGGCGGAGGTCATTGTGCATGTGCACGAGGGCCCAGTCCCAGTCGATCCCGGGCAGGCCGAGCTGGCACAGGTCGGCCAGGAACGTGTGCGCGAGTGCGCTCGCCTGACGCGAGAACCGATCCGCGCCGCGCGCCATCCGATAGCCGATCGGGAAGTTCCCCTCCTCCTCGCAGATGTGCAGCAGGGCGTTCGCGAGCTCGACGGCCCGGTCCGGCAGGAGCATGGTCAGCAGGGGGAGCTGGGTGCGGTAGATGTCCCACATCGTGCAGATGTCGAACGCGAACGGACCCTGGGCCGGCCAGAACGGGCTCTCGTTCGGCGCCAGGCTCGGCTTGATCAGCGAGTGGTAGAGCGCCGTCGCGAACACCGTGCGGCGCTGTGCGGACGGTGTGTCCACCTCGATCAGGTCGAGGTGTTCCGACCAGGCCCGCGAGGTCGCGGCCCGGCGGGTCGCGAACGCCGAACGCTCCGTCCCGCAGTCCCGCAGGAGGTTCTCCCGAGCCTGGTCCACGCCCCGCAGGGAGAACCCGAACCGCAGTTCGACCACCTGTCCCGCCACCGTGGGGCCGGCCCACATCAGCCCGAACGGACGCAGCGTCGTCGGGCGGATCGAGTCCAGGTCGAGCCGGGTGCCACCCGGCATCAGGCGCCGGTCGTACCAGAGCATCTGGCGCCACGAGTCCGCGTCGCACTCCACGTGCACCGAGAGCGGCGCCCCCTCGACCACGATCTGCCCCTGGGCGACCCCCGGGCTGATGGAGGCCAGATGGGACCGCAGCGGGATGGTGGATCCGTGCGGGATCGTCAGCCCGCCGAGCGAGAGGTCGATCACCACGCGCGCGTCATGATGATCACCGAACGTGTACCGGTGGACCGCGCTCCTGGGGCCGACGGTGATCTCGCACCGGATCCCGGAGGCGAGCGTGGCCGCGTAGTAGCCCGGCTCGGCCACCTCGTCGGTGAGCTCCCAGAGTGTGTCGAGGGCGTCAAGCGGCGCCAGCATCGGGGTGACCCGGAAGTAGTTGTAGTACTTGCGGATCGCGCCCGTGCCGGTCTGCTGGAAGTGGGTGAACCCGGACGCGAGCAGACCGTCGTAGATCGGTACCGGCAGCCCTTCGGTGCCGAGGTCGTACTGCCCGTACCCGGCTGGGTAGGCGCCCGAGTACGCACACGCGGAGACCATGCCGAGGGGGTAGGTCGCGCCGGGATGGGTGTTGCCGACCTGTGGCTTCGGCCACCACCACGTGGCGGCGATGCCGGTGCGCGTCGGAAGGTCGGTGGCACCGGTGCCGAGGAACGGATCGACGTGGTCCGAACTGCCACGGCTCGGCGCGACCGGTGGAGACGGCGTCGACGCCGTCGCGACCGCTGATCGGGTCTCCATGTGCCGACGGTACGAATCGAACGTGTCCGGGGCGTTTCCGCAGCGTTGCCGGGAGCGGGACGTTTCGTCAGGTGTGTGTCGCGCGAGGCGACGCGGGGATTCAGTCGGGCGGCGGCAGTGGGTCGAACCGCAACCCGTGGGCCTGGGCGACCGGTTCGCTGGTCAGGCGCCCGCCGGTGGTGCTGACACCGGGCCGCAACTCGGGGTGGCGGCCGAGCGCGACCTCCCAGCCGTGCGTGGCGATCGTGGCGACGTAGGGCAGGGTCACGTTCGTCAGGGCGATCGTCGACGTGATCGGGACCGCGCCGGGCATGTTCGCCACGCAGTAGAACGTGGAGTCGTGCACACGGAACGTCGGGTCGGCGTAGGTCGTCGGCCGGGTCCCCTCGAAGCAGCCGCCCTGGTCCACGGCGATGTCCACCAGCACCGTGCCCGGGTTCATCTGCGCGATCATCTCGTCTGTGACCAGCTTCGGTGCCCGCGCGCCGGGCACGAGGACCGCGCCGATCACCAGGTCCGCGGTGGACGTCTCCTCGGCCACCGTGTACGGGTTCGAGCGAAGCGTGTGCACCCGCGGCCCGAACCGGGCCTCGAGGGCGCGCAGCCGTGGCACGGACACGTCGAGCACGGTCACGTCGGCCAGCATTCCGACCGCGACCTCCGCCGCATGCTCGCCGGCCACGCCGCCGCCGATGATGACCACCTTCGCACGCGGGGTGCCGGGCACGCCGCCGAGCAACACCCCGCGGCCGCCCTCGTCCTTCATCAGCTGGTACGCGCCGACCTGGACGGACAACCGGCCGGCGACCTCGCTCATCGGGGCCAACAGGGGCAGCGAACGGTCCGGCAGCTGCACCGTCTCGTAGGCGATCGCCGTGGTGCCGGCAGCGATCAGGGCACGGGTGAGGTTCTCGTCGGCAGCCAGGTGCAGGTAGGTGAAGAGCACCAGGTCGGCGCGCAGGTGGGGGTACTCCTGCTGCACGGGCTCCTTGACCTTGAGCAGGAGCTCGGACGATGCCCACACCTCGCCCGCGTCGGCGACGATCCGAGCGCCGACGGCGGCGTACGCGTCGTCGGCGAAGCTCGAGCCCACTCCGGCACCCTGCTGCACCGCGACGTCGTGACCGGCGAGGATCAGCTCATGTGCACCCGCCGGGGTGAGCGCGACCCGGAACTCCGAGTTCTTGACCTCGGTCACCACGCCGATCCGCATCTTTGCTCCTCGCCTCGTCCGGGCACCAGCCCGTGTCCGGGCACCAGCGTCCCCTGTTCTGCACGGCCGCGCGACCGATTCGGTGCGACGTGGTTGGCACTGATACCCCCTAGGGGTATAGTCGGGCTATGTCGTGGAAGGGAACATCATGCAGGCGCCCGTGAAGTTGACGATCTTCGCCGCCGGACTGGCGGTGCTGTTCGGGGGTGCGTTCGTCGTCGGATCGGCCTCGGGGATCCGGGTCGAGACGCAGTCGCCGGCCCATGCCGAGGAGGAGGACTCCGGTGAGGGCGGTTCCGGCCACGGCGGGACGGGCGAGGACGCAACCGAGGAGGGCTCCGGTCACGATGGGGCGGAGGACTCCGGGCACGACGCGGCCGGCTCGACCGAGGACCTCCCCGTCGGTGTGCTCTCCGCGGCCGGCGGCTACCGGCTCGACGCGCTGACCGTGCCGGACGCCGTCGGCGTGGCGGGCACGCTCAGCTTCCGGGTGCTCGACACCCACGGCGACCCGGTCACCGAGTACACGACGCAGCACGAACGAGACCTGCACCTGATCGTCGCCTCGCAGGACACCAGTGAGTTCCGGCACGTGCACCCGACCCTCGGCGCGGACGGCACCTGGAGCATCGACTGGACCTGGCCCACCGCAGGCAGTCACCGCGTCTATGCCGACTTCCTGCCGGCTGCGTCGGAGGACGGGCTGACCCTCGCCCAGGACGTCACGGTGCCGGGCACCGTGACCACGGTGCCGCTGCCCGCGGTGAGCAGCACCGCCGTCGTCGACGGTTACACGGTCACCCTCTCCGGTGACCTGACCACAGACGGCGGCCCGCTCGCCTTCGAGATCAGCCGCGACGGGGACCCGGTCACGGACCTGGACCCCTACCTCGGCGCGTACGGACACCTCGTCGCGCTCCGGGTCGGCGACCTCGCCTATCTGCACACGCACCCCGAGGGCGAGGCGGGGGTGAGCGAGCCCGGACCGCTGGTCGAGTTCGTGAGCACCGCGCCGAGCCCGGGGACGTACCGGCTCTTCCTCGACTTCTCCCACCAGGGTGTGGTGCACACCGCCGACTTCACCGTGGAGGTGACCCGATGACCGACGTGAGCGCGGCGCGGACCGCGACCGCCGACCTGCAGCGGATCGAGCTCGGGATCGGCGGCATGACGTGCGCGTCGTGCGCGACCCGCGTCGAGAAGCGCCTGAACAAGCTCGACGGCGCCACCGCCACCGTGAACTACGCGACCGAGAAGGCGCGCGTCTTCGTGCCGCCGACGATCAGCACCGCCGAGCTCATCGAGGCCGTCGAGAAGGCCGGCTACACGGCGCACGAGCTGAACCTGCCCACGCCCTCGAGCGCCGCCGTCGACCCCGCTGACGCCGAGCGGGAGCGGGACCTGCGGGCCCTGCGCAACCGGGTCATCATCTCCGCGCTGCTGAGCCTGCCGGTGATCGTCCTCGCCATGGTTCCGGCCTGGCAGTTCACGTACTGGCAGTGGGCCAGCCTCGTGCTCGCCACCCCTGTCGTGGCCTGGGGCGCCTGGCCGTTCCACCGGGCCGCCTGGGTGAACCTGCGTCACGGCGCCGCCACGATGGACACGCTGATCTCGCTCGGCACGCTCGCGGCGTTCGGCTGGTCGGTGTACGCGCTGTTCCTCGGCACGGCCGGGATGCCCGGCATGACCCACGAGTTCGAGTTCACGATCGCGCGTGGCGACGGCGCGGCGAACATCTACCTCGAGGTAGCCGCCGGCGTCACCACGTTCGTGCTCGCCGGCCGCTACTTCGAGCTGCGCGCGCGCCGCCGGGCCGGGGACGCCCTGCGTGCGCTGCTCGACCTCGGCGCCAAGGAGGTCACCCTGCTCCAGGGCGGGGTGGAGCTGCGGGTCCCGGCCGGCGACCTTCGGGTCGGTGACGAGTTCGTGGTCCGCCCGGGCGAGAAGATCGCGACGGACGGCGTCGTGACCGGCGGACGCTCCGCCGTCGACAACTCCATGCTGACCGGGGAGTCGGTGCCCGTCGAGGTGGCCGAGGGCGACGAGGTCGCCGGCGCGACGATCAACTCCGGAGGGCGGCTCGTCGTGCGGGCCACCCGGGTCGGCTCGGACACCCAGCTCGCACAGATGGCCGCGCTCGTCGAGGACGCCCAGAACGGCAAGGCGCAGGTGCAGCGGCTCGCCGATCAGATCTCCGGGGTGTTCGTGCCGGTGGTGCTCGGGATCGCCGTGGTCACCCTCGGCTTCTGGCTCGGCACCGGCAGCGCGCCGCAGGTCGCGTTCACGGCCGCGGTGGCCGTCCTGATCATCGCCTGCCCGTGTGCGCTCGGGCTCGCGACCCCCACCGCCCTGCTCGTCGGGACCGGGCGCGGCGCCCAGCTCGGCATCCTGATCAAGGGACCGGAGGTACTGGAGTCGACCCGCCGGATCGACACGGTGGTCCTCGACAAGACCGGCACCGTGACGACCGGCCGGATGGCCCTGCTGGAGATGGTCCCGGCTGCCGGTGAGAGTGCCGACGACGTGCTCCGCCTGGCGGGCGCGGTGGAGCACGCCTCCGAGCACCCGATCGCGCGTGCCGTGGCGCGCTCCGCGGCGGAGGCCGGTGCGCTGCCCCAGGCGCACGACTTCGAGAACCTCGAGGGCCGGGGTGTGCGGGCCACCGTCGACGACACGCTCGTCGCGGTGGGACGGCCCGGCTGGGTCACCGACGAGGTCGGCACGCTGCCGGCCGAACTGACCGAAGCCATCGATGCCGCCCACGACGCGGGCCGGACCGCCGTCGTGGCCGCCTGGGCCGGGCGCGCTCGCGGTGTCCTCGTGATCGGCGACACGGTCAAGGACACCTCCGCGGAGGCGATCGGGCTGTTCAAGCGGCTGGGTCTGGCGCCGGTGCTGCTCACCGGGGACAACCAGCGCGCCGCGGAGCAGATCGCGGCGCAGGTGGGCATCGACCGGGTCATCGCCGAGGTGCTGCCCGCCGACAAGGTCGACGTGGTCACCTCCCTTCGCGCCGAGGGCAAGGTCGTGGCGATGGTGGGCGACGGTGTGAACGACGCCGCCGCGCTCGCGGCCGCCGACCTCGGCATGGCGATGGGCACCGGCACCGACGTGGCCATCGAGGCCAGCGAGATCACGCTCGTGCGCGGCGACCTACGGGCCGCAGCTGACGCCGTCGCCCTGTCCCGCCGCACCCTGCGCACGATCAAGGGCAACCTGTTCTGGGCCTTCGGCTACAACGTGGCCGCCATCCCGCTGGCCGCCGCCGGGCTGCTGAACCCGATGCTGGCCGGCGCCGCGATGGCGTTCTCGTCGGTGTTCGTCGTCGGGAACAGCCTGCGGCTGCGACGGTTCCGTTCGCTCCGGTGACGGGCCTCAGGCCGTGGCCGTGGCGTCCGGGGTCGTCTCGCCGCGCGCCGTGGAGTCCCGGGCGACGAACGTCGGGGCGATCCGCCTCTTGACGGGCTGGTCGGTCGGCTCCTCCCCGCGCGCGAGCAGGAGGTCGACCGCCGCCGCCCCGATCTGCGACCCGGGCAGCCGGACCGAGCTCAGCGACGGGCTGACGAACCCGGCGTAGGGGTGGTCGCCGTAACCGGTGACCAGTACGTCGTCCGGCACGCGGTGGCCGAGTTCGGTGAGGGCGCGCATCAGTCCGAGGGCGAAGTAGTCGTTCCCGGTGATCACGGCATCCGGCGCCCCGCGCTCGGCGATCAGTTCGCGGCACAGCGTGTACGCGCCCTCCGCCTGCCACGGTAGGGCGCTGGACTCGTAGCGGCGGGTCGGGACCGCGACCACGTCACGCGCGGCGCTCGGCAGCCCGCCCTCGTCGAGGGCCTTGTGGAAGCCGTCGATGCGCTCCGCGATGGTGGTGATCGGCAGGTCCTCCTCGAGCGCCCAGACGGTGCGGGCGCCCCGGGCGATCACATGCCTGGTGGCGTCGTACGCGCCGCGCCGGTTGTCCACGCCGACGAAGTCGGTGTCGAGTTCGGGGATGTCGCGGTTGACCAGCACGAGCGGGATCCCGGCGCGGTTCACCCGGCGCCAGTGCTCGTGCTCGCTCTGCACCGGCACCGCGATCGCGCCGTCGACGGCGGAGCGCAGCAGGGCCTCGACGGCGGCCCGTTCGTTCTCCGTCGACTCCTCGGTGACGAGCAGCAGCAGTGAGTAGCCGTGCTGCCGGGCCCGCACCTCGACACCGGAGATGAGCTCCGCGTACAACGGGTTGGACGGGTTCGTGATCACCAGGGCGAGGGTCTGGTTCGAACCGAGGACGAGCGAACGGGCCAGTGTGTTCGGGACGTAGCCGAGGCGGTCCGCCTCGTCCTGGATCCGCTGCCGGGTCACGGGGCTGACCTCGGACTTGCCGGCGAGCGCGCGGGAGACGGTGTTCACGGACAGGCCGAGGGAGTCGGCGACGTCTTTGAGGCGGACCCGCGCAGTCATGGTGGCCCCCCTCCTGTACGTCCCTCTCGGCCCGGCCGTGAACTCCACGGCTATCCCTTGCAGACCAGGTAGATCCGCAGCCGTGCGAGTCCCGAAACGGTTCCGCTCACCCGCAGCCAGCCTCCGAACTCACGGACCGGCCAGGTCACCATTGTGCCGTCAAGGCGCACAGCCGGTGTGTTTTCGGCATCGACCCACGTGATTC
Coding sequences within:
- a CDS encoding helix-turn-helix domain-containing protein, yielding MLSVQEQIAWVAEGVEVWLARSRLAAIDWEVVESGWAGPTGWGERLETVDGGAERVEPDGVTGRRAEFDVAGHVLRARRRGDLSQRELAALLGVSQSTVNRYEQAGAEIGVRHLAQVLAEAGLRLAVVDESGREVEPVHDDEVRDNAGRRFPAHLDVLPPDQVPEQRMSRPRYDRRPATGWYHHRVMRDCYRAVRAVGAVELDHPTVAELARRRWVLLTRPREARSIRMAEHRLRAAAARVHAAGRWAWMPSPPVVQEAMALP
- a CDS encoding glycosyltransferase codes for the protein MNSTPTNRLVLVVRADPVICGHSGEARNLAETAMERGFDEVRIITWPIDRLVEAGLPLKPLDGVLEYGPGIVVERPEPVGDYRVPDGRYLAGITGRLVELFTDGVPTVCMSLYLSPHTIAVADALRVAEGTGLDVDVVTIAEAVGSDVTNVVRACVAQGRLGAAAHVLEAYLSSDVCVAVSEYTKALIIAAAEEIDAQHGTRYAARCRALVEVSYPAIDSHAYLDLEQAKLTETLAARRLTKDGYVLFLSRLARAKGVDDLITGFAMSRARDSTRLVIAGRGPEADELHAFAAASGIGDRVDFLDDVDDAEKPYLMAGAAAYALPSKPRPEFVETFGIALVEKMLAGGGPVITTITGGIGEAVGEHAMIVDVEDPVGIAAAIDRAVTMDPDERHRWEHRARTHALQFDRGAVFDRLFARVDAARYGSAMAS
- a CDS encoding glycoside hydrolase domain-containing protein, encoding METRSAVATASTPSPPVAPSRGSSDHVDPFLGTGATDLPTRTGIAATWWWPKPQVGNTHPGATYPLGMVSACAYSGAYPAGYGQYDLGTEGLPVPIYDGLLASGFTHFQQTGTGAIRKYYNYFRVTPMLAPLDALDTLWELTDEVAEPGYYAATLASGIRCEITVGPRSAVHRYTFGDHHDARVVIDLSLGGLTIPHGSTIPLRSHLASISPGVAQGQIVVEGAPLSVHVECDADSWRQMLWYDRRLMPGGTRLDLDSIRPTTLRPFGLMWAGPTVAGQVVELRFGFSLRGVDQARENLLRDCGTERSAFATRRAATSRAWSEHLDLIEVDTPSAQRRTVFATALYHSLIKPSLAPNESPFWPAQGPFAFDICTMWDIYRTQLPLLTMLLPDRAVELANALLHICEEEGNFPIGYRMARGADRFSRQASALAHTFLADLCQLGLPGIDWDWALVHMHNDLRRTYGEDFLRDGRVEPISHTLDLAFGYWCTAKAARVCRDDALVRDFDRFAGWWVNAFDVDTGLLRDSTFYEGGLWNYSFRLLPDMGQRIRLAGGDAAFVDLLDRFFGFGADPVRQPGRSPDATEMAAGYALNRFEGLNNEPDMEAPWAYTYAGRPDRTTEVVHAAVHQMFGTGRGGLPGNDDSGGLSSWYVWASLGLFPVAGQNLFLVNAPHFRRSRISVAGGSFEITTVGFLEPGPDVPVQYVQSVTLDGEPLQRAWLGGGEVHAGGRLEISLGPRPSDWGTTERPPSVSPYQSPTHPIATRRGLP
- the ald gene encoding alanine dehydrogenase, with translation MRIGVVTEVKNSEFRVALTPAGAHELILAGHDVAVQQGAGVGSSFADDAYAAVGARIVADAGEVWASSELLLKVKEPVQQEYPHLRADLVLFTYLHLAADENLTRALIAAGTTAIAYETVQLPDRSLPLLAPMSEVAGRLSVQVGAYQLMKDEGGRGVLLGGVPGTPRAKVVIIGGGVAGEHAAEVAVGMLADVTVLDVSVPRLRALEARFGPRVHTLRSNPYTVAEETSTADLVIGAVLVPGARAPKLVTDEMIAQMNPGTVLVDIAVDQGGCFEGTRPTTYADPTFRVHDSTFYCVANMPGAVPITSTIALTNVTLPYVATIATHGWEVALGRHPELRPGVSTTGGRLTSEPVAQAHGLRFDPLPPPD
- a CDS encoding heavy metal translocating P-type ATPase, with product MTDVSAARTATADLQRIELGIGGMTCASCATRVEKRLNKLDGATATVNYATEKARVFVPPTISTAELIEAVEKAGYTAHELNLPTPSSAAVDPADAERERDLRALRNRVIISALLSLPVIVLAMVPAWQFTYWQWASLVLATPVVAWGAWPFHRAAWVNLRHGAATMDTLISLGTLAAFGWSVYALFLGTAGMPGMTHEFEFTIARGDGAANIYLEVAAGVTTFVLAGRYFELRARRRAGDALRALLDLGAKEVTLLQGGVELRVPAGDLRVGDEFVVRPGEKIATDGVVTGGRSAVDNSMLTGESVPVEVAEGDEVAGATINSGGRLVVRATRVGSDTQLAQMAALVEDAQNGKAQVQRLADQISGVFVPVVLGIAVVTLGFWLGTGSAPQVAFTAAVAVLIIACPCALGLATPTALLVGTGRGAQLGILIKGPEVLESTRRIDTVVLDKTGTVTTGRMALLEMVPAAGESADDVLRLAGAVEHASEHPIARAVARSAAEAGALPQAHDFENLEGRGVRATVDDTLVAVGRPGWVTDEVGTLPAELTEAIDAAHDAGRTAVVAAWAGRARGVLVIGDTVKDTSAEAIGLFKRLGLAPVLLTGDNQRAAEQIAAQVGIDRVIAEVLPADKVDVVTSLRAEGKVVAMVGDGVNDAAALAAADLGMAMGTGTDVAIEASEITLVRGDLRAAADAVALSRRTLRTIKGNLFWAFGYNVAAIPLAAAGLLNPMLAGAAMAFSSVFVVGNSLRLRRFRSLR
- a CDS encoding LacI family DNA-binding transcriptional regulator, translating into MTARVRLKDVADSLGLSVNTVSRALAGKSEVSPVTRQRIQDEADRLGYVPNTLARSLVLGSNQTLALVITNPSNPLYAELISGVEVRARQHGYSLLLLVTEESTENERAAVEALLRSAVDGAIAVPVQSEHEHWRRVNRAGIPLVLVNRDIPELDTDFVGVDNRRGAYDATRHVIARGARTVWALEEDLPITTIAERIDGFHKALDEGGLPSAARDVVAVPTRRYESSALPWQAEGAYTLCRELIAERGAPDAVITGNDYFALGLMRALTELGHRVPDDVLVTGYGDHPYAGFVSPSLSSVRLPGSQIGAAAVDLLLARGEEPTDQPVKRRIAPTFVARDSTARGETTPDATATA